The genomic segment CGCTGCTACTTTAGGCATTGTGGTTGGGGGTTATTCGGATACGCCTTCAGGCCCGACGGTTGGGTATACTTACACCGCAGGTGCGGATGTGGAGGGGCTGATTGGTGGTGAAAAAGCGAAGGGTACCGGGCAATCCTTAACGGGGACAGGTGCGAGTGAAGGGTTAAGTCTGATTGTGACTGCCAGTACGGCAGGGGATTATGGCTCTGTATCCTTTAATCGCGGGGTTGCTTTTGCATTAGATAAATTGCTTGATGGCATGGTCAAGGATCGTACTGGTCTGGTTGCAAAGCAAACGGATGGCGTGAATGCCAGTATCGCTCAGCTTGGAGAAAAACGGGTCAGGATGAATCGCCAGTATGATGCCACTGAGGCGCTGTATAGAAAGCAGTTTACTGCGATGGATATTGCGATAGCCACGATGCGAAATACCAGTAGCAATTTGACGGCGCAGCTTGCTAATCTGCCCAAATAAACTGCATCAGTGGGTTTGTAGTCTAAGTGGCCGATCACCTATTCGTATGTGCTTTTACTGGCTCCAATAAATAGTGTCACGGATGTTTGTTTTTGTATTTATTGCCATATTTTAGAGAGTTATTCTTATGAGTGCTGTCAAAAAAGCGCTTTCTGCCTATGGGCAAACAAGTTTAGATACCGTGGTTGAGTCTGCCAGCCCCCATCAATTAATTGTGCTGCTCTATGAGGGGGCAATTAAAGCGATTCAGCTGGGTAAAATCTATATGCAGCAAGGTTTGATCGCGCAAAAAGGTGCGGCCATTTCAAAAGCGATTGCGATTATTGAAGACGGCCTGCGTTTGGCTCTGGATAAGGAAAATGGCGGAGAGTTGGCAGAAAACTTGGATGCCTTGTACGACTACATCAGCTTTGAATTGCTGCAAGCTAATATCAATAATACGCCTGAGCGTTTGGATGAGATGCTGGGTTTACTTGATCAGCTGAAAGATGCTTGGTTGTCTATTGGGTTTAGTAAAGTAGAATCAGCCGTGTCGGCCCCAGAGCGGGATGAACAAGACCGGAGTCTTTTAAGTTATGGGCGTATCTGATTTTTCTGTGTATGCAGATTTGAAAGCGTGCACAACAAAAATGCTTTCAGCCGCTAAGGCGGAAGATTGGGATAATATGTTGTTGCAGTCGCAATTTTTTGCAGAATTAAGCTCGAATTTGCCTATTATTCAATGGGGCGCGTTAACTAGCTTGGAGCAGCAACAACTCGCTGAGCTGTTGCAAGAATGCAATCAAGACGTGCAAGAGTTGGAGCAAAGGGCGATTAGCCAACGTGGGGAGTTGGCTGCGCTTTTGCAAAATATGCATAACACCGGAAAACTACAACGCGCGTATGACGTCTAATAATGACCTGCCAGCCCCGGCAGGGGAGATCGTCTTATGAATGGCATCGTCATCACTTGGGTACAGTTGCTTTATATCAGCCTCGTATTAATTTTATTTTACGTGGCTGAATTGCTTCTGTTTATGCGCAAAGCTTCTGCGCATAAAGGAGTTAGCCCTGATTCTTTTGAAGCGGATGCGCTTCGAAAGGAAATTGCTCAGCTTCGGTTTGAAATGGATGCGCTTAAATTGCGCCTTGTGGCAACACAGGCCGAATGGAGCCAGCCGGCTGAGCTGGTTTTAGAGTCCAGCCAGGAAAGCCCTTATAGTCACGCAATACGCTTGGCCAAACTAGGGGCTGATTCAAATAGTGTCGCGCATCAATGCGGCATATCGCGTGGTGAGGCCGATTTAATCGTGGCCCTCTACCGATCCAGTACACAAAGATAATCATGTTGCCCGGCACCAGTCCAATCAGCCTTGTTCAGCACTACCTTAAAGCGCAAGAGGGTGTGGCTGAAGTAACGCGTATTTCTGCGGATGATGTGCGCTATACCGTAGGGGAGCGTGTGCATGCGACGGTGGCCAGCCTGCTTCCTAACGGGCGCTTTGCTGTTCTGATAAAAGATCAGCTGCTTGATTTAAATTTGCCCAGAAATACTGAGCCGGGTGAAAAGCTGGATCTGACCGTGGTGACCAGCAATCCCAAGCTCACTTTTTCGATTAATAGTGGCGCTGCGCAACAACCTGCGTTGCCTCAGGAGATGGCTCTTAGCCAAGGCGCACGTTTTCTGTCCTCGCTTTTGGCTAAGGGTGAGGCAGGCAAGGATGGCCTTGCTTCTGTTTTGAATCAGGCCCAGCCGCTGTTTGAGGGAGTGCCAGATACGGCAAAGCTGGCCGATAAACTTGCGCAAAAGCTGGCCGATAGCGGCTTGTTTTATGAGTCGCATCAGGCTGAGTGGGTGAATGGCGAACGACCTTTGCAGGCTTTGCTCAAGGAGCCGCAGGCGGGCTTACTTAAAGAGCCCTTGCATAACACTGCCGCATCTTCTGATGGTGCTGAAAAAAATACGGCGCTCATTTCCCCTAAAGAAAATGGCACAGAGAAACCGGCATTGGCGCCTGATGCCAGTGCTGCTCTGCGGCATTTAGTACAGCAGCAACTTGATGTTTTGGAGCAGCGTCCGGTTGTCTGGAATGGGCAAGCTTGGCCTGGGCAGGCTGTGCGTTGGGAAGTGGCACCGGAAAATGAGCGTGAAGCCAGTGGTAGGCAAGAAGAAATGCAGCGCAGCTGGCAATCCAGAATGGATTTGCAGCTTCCAAACTTAGGTGATGTGGGTATTGTTGCTGTGTTACGTAATGGTGAGTTTTCTTTACGTTTTGAAGCCTCTGCTGAAACGGCAGATAAAATTCGTGCTGAAACCAAGTCATTACAAAATCGTTTTGAGGCCGCAGGGCTCACCCTCGTCTCAAGCCAGGTCGTGAATGCCGGGTCTGTGAATGTCACGTAAACACCCCGTTAGTACACGTCAGCAAGCCGTTGCTCTGGCTTACCAGCAGGGTAATAGTTCGCCCCGAGTTGTTGCCAAGGGGAAGGGCTTATTGGCCGAGCGTATTATTGAGCGTGCTCAGGAAGCAGGCGTGTTTGTGCATGAGTCACCAGAGCTGGTGGCCATGCTGATGCAAGTGGATTTAGATCAACATATTCCCCCGCAACTGTATCGTGCCATCGCCGAATTGCTGGCCTTCGTTTATCATCTGGAACGCGGAGAAACAGCGATCGCGCCTGTTTTTGATTTACCGCCCCTCGTCGACGATCAGCCAGAGTAAATACATGCTTCGCCATCATTTAAAAACGGCAACCTATGCGGTTGCCGCGCTCTTCTTTGCCCTCGGTTTTAACTATGGTAGCTGGGCCTCTCGTTTGCCCGCGATTAAATCACAACTCAATTTAGATCCGGCACAGCTTGGTTTTTTGCTTCTGGCCGCGGGCCTTGGTGCTGTGTTTTCTTTTCCGGTGACGACCGCAGTCTTACAGCGCTTTGGATCTAAAAAAGTATGCCTAGGGGCAGGGCTGGCCTTGCCGCTGGTGTTGCCTGCTTTGGCTTTTGCGCCAAGCTATGGTTTTGCTCTGGCGATTATGGTTTTTGAGGGCGTAGCGCACAGCTGCCTGAATGTGGCAATGAATGCGCAGGGTGTGGTGGTAGAGTTAGAAAACGGCAAGCCGATTATGTCCAGACTCCATGCCATCTTTAGCTTAGGTGGCTTAGCCGCCGCTTTGTTTGCATCTTTAATGACTGGGATTTCTCCTGAGTTGCCTCTGCACCTTTGTATTGTGGCCGTATTGATCTGGGGGGCTGTACTGTGGGCTTCGCCCCGTTTACTGGCGGATCGCACAGAGGCGATGTCAGCGGGCGGGAAACGTTTTTCTCTGCCAACAGGAATGGCCGTTTTGCTAGGCTTGACTGCTTTGTTCGGTACCATTGTTGAAGGCTCAATGGTGGATTGGACAGCGCTGTATTTACGCAACGACTTACAAGCTGAGCAATGGATTGCGCCGCTTGGTCTGGCCAGCTTTTCTGGTGCAATGCTTTTGGCCCGCTGGTTTGGTGATGGCTGGCGTGCGCGCTGGGGTGAGCGAACACTCTTACTGTCAGGAAGTAGTGTTGCCGGGCTGGGCTTGTTGCTGGGGTTGGCTGTGGGTGGCGTACTGCCTGCGCTCATTGCTTTTGCACTGGTGGGCTTGGGTGTGGCCGCTGTTTCGCCGTGTGTTTATATGGCAGCAGCAAGGCAAGGGGCTGTGGCTTTGGCTGCCGTCACGACGATGGGGTCGATTGGTGCTTTGATGGGGCCGCCTGTGATCGGCTTTATTGCGCACATCAGCACTCTGGGGTGGGGCTTAGCCTTTGTGGCGTTTGGGGCGTTGATGATT from the Iodobacter fluviatilis genome contains:
- a CDS encoding DUF2802 domain-containing protein; this translates as MNGIVITWVQLLYISLVLILFYVAELLLFMRKASAHKGVSPDSFEADALRKEIAQLRFEMDALKLRLVATQAEWSQPAELVLESSQESPYSHAIRLAKLGADSNSVAHQCGISRGEADLIVALYRSSTQR
- the fliS gene encoding flagellar export chaperone FliS, which encodes MSAVKKALSAYGQTSLDTVVESASPHQLIVLLYEGAIKAIQLGKIYMQQGLIAQKGAAISKAIAIIEDGLRLALDKENGGELAENLDALYDYISFELLQANINNTPERLDEMLGLLDQLKDAWLSIGFSKVESAVSAPERDEQDRSLLSYGRI
- a CDS encoding MFS transporter; amino-acid sequence: MLRHHLKTATYAVAALFFALGFNYGSWASRLPAIKSQLNLDPAQLGFLLLAAGLGAVFSFPVTTAVLQRFGSKKVCLGAGLALPLVLPALAFAPSYGFALAIMVFEGVAHSCLNVAMNAQGVVVELENGKPIMSRLHAIFSLGGLAAALFASLMTGISPELPLHLCIVAVLIWGAVLWASPRLLADRTEAMSAGGKRFSLPTGMAVLLGLTALFGTIVEGSMVDWTALYLRNDLQAEQWIAPLGLASFSGAMLLARWFGDGWRARWGERTLLLSGSSVAGLGLLLGLAVGGVLPALIAFALVGLGVAAVSPCVYMAAARQGAVALAAVTTMGSIGALMGPPVIGFIAHISTLGWGLAFVAFGALMIALLVRKITWPA
- the fliK gene encoding flagellar hook-length control protein FliK yields the protein MLPGTSPISLVQHYLKAQEGVAEVTRISADDVRYTVGERVHATVASLLPNGRFAVLIKDQLLDLNLPRNTEPGEKLDLTVVTSNPKLTFSINSGAAQQPALPQEMALSQGARFLSSLLAKGEAGKDGLASVLNQAQPLFEGVPDTAKLADKLAQKLADSGLFYESHQAEWVNGERPLQALLKEPQAGLLKEPLHNTAASSDGAEKNTALISPKENGTEKPALAPDASAALRHLVQQQLDVLEQRPVVWNGQAWPGQAVRWEVAPENEREASGRQEEMQRSWQSRMDLQLPNLGDVGIVAVLRNGEFSLRFEASAETADKIRAETKSLQNRFEAAGLTLVSSQVVNAGSVNVT
- a CDS encoding flagellar protein FliT, encoding MGVSDFSVYADLKACTTKMLSAAKAEDWDNMLLQSQFFAELSSNLPIIQWGALTSLEQQQLAELLQECNQDVQELEQRAISQRGELAALLQNMHNTGKLQRAYDV
- a CDS encoding EscU/YscU/HrcU family type III secretion system export apparatus switch protein is translated as MSRKHPVSTRQQAVALAYQQGNSSPRVVAKGKGLLAERIIERAQEAGVFVHESPELVAMLMQVDLDQHIPPQLYRAIAELLAFVYHLERGETAIAPVFDLPPLVDDQPE